The proteins below are encoded in one region of Pseudonocardia sp. DSM 110487:
- the cydC gene encoding thiol reductant ABC exporter subunit CydC produces the protein MPDAEPLVRMIALARPRGARFALGVLAGAAATASGVALLVVAAWLIATAATSPPLTALSVAIVATRALGVTRGVARYLERLVTHDAALRTLSDVRARVYERLARTEPVHRFRTGDLVTRLVSDTDATQDLLVRGLTPPLAALVTGAGAVAVSTALLAPGGIVLAAGLVLGGVAVPLVAAAAGRGPGRRRAAGRAALSTALVDTLHGAPDLVAYGAMPAALARVDAADGELTQVERRDAGLLSTGAGASALLAGLTLWGTLLLGVAAVRDGTLAPVPMAVLVLTALAAFEIVAPLPGAAARLGTVRAAGARLFDVLDTPPALAQRAAAAPAPAGDGLRVRGLRVRYGPGEPWALDGVDLDVPPGRRIAVVGPSGSGKSTLAAVLFRFRDPDGGTVHLDGDDVTALPADTVRARVTGMPQDPHLFASTVRENLRMARPDATDADLRAVLARVGLDPDSLDTEVGTHGARLSGGMRRRLALARALLVPPAGEAGPLLVLDEPTTHLDPDTRTAVLDDLLAATAGRSLLLITHDLDALDRMDEVVVLVDGRVRQRGTPAELRERRGWFRNGLSGASGRPATVWPVSAER, from the coding sequence ATGCCTGACGCGGAACCTCTCGTGCGGATGATCGCGCTCGCCCGGCCTCGCGGTGCGCGGTTCGCGCTCGGGGTGCTCGCCGGGGCGGCCGCGACCGCCTCCGGGGTGGCACTGCTCGTCGTCGCGGCATGGCTCATCGCCACCGCCGCGACGTCACCGCCGCTCACGGCACTGTCCGTGGCGATCGTCGCGACCCGGGCACTGGGCGTCACCCGTGGCGTGGCGCGCTACCTGGAGCGCCTCGTCACGCACGACGCCGCGCTACGAACCCTCTCCGACGTCCGGGCGCGGGTGTACGAGCGGCTGGCGCGGACCGAGCCGGTGCACCGCTTCCGCACGGGCGACCTCGTCACGCGCCTCGTCAGTGACACCGACGCCACGCAGGACCTGCTCGTGCGCGGCCTCACCCCGCCGCTCGCGGCGCTGGTCACCGGGGCGGGCGCGGTGGCGGTCAGCACCGCGCTGCTCGCGCCCGGCGGGATCGTGCTCGCCGCGGGGCTGGTACTCGGCGGGGTGGCGGTTCCACTCGTCGCGGCGGCGGCCGGGCGAGGCCCTGGCCGCCGGCGCGCCGCTGGCCGGGCGGCTCTCTCCACGGCGCTGGTCGACACCCTCCACGGCGCCCCCGACCTCGTCGCGTACGGCGCCATGCCCGCCGCGCTCGCCCGGGTCGACGCCGCTGACGGCGAGCTCACCCAGGTGGAGCGCCGCGACGCCGGCCTGCTGAGCACGGGTGCGGGCGCGTCCGCGCTGCTCGCGGGGCTCACGCTATGGGGCACGCTGCTGCTCGGCGTGGCCGCAGTGCGCGACGGGACGCTCGCCCCGGTGCCCATGGCCGTGCTGGTGCTCACCGCGCTCGCCGCGTTCGAGATCGTCGCGCCCCTGCCCGGCGCTGCGGCCCGGCTCGGGACGGTGCGCGCCGCGGGAGCCCGCCTGTTCGACGTCCTCGACACCCCGCCCGCGCTGGCGCAGCGCGCGGCCGCCGCACCCGCGCCAGCCGGGGACGGGCTGCGGGTACGGGGACTGCGCGTGCGCTACGGCCCCGGCGAACCGTGGGCGCTCGACGGCGTCGATCTCGACGTGCCGCCGGGCAGGCGGATCGCGGTGGTCGGCCCGAGCGGGTCGGGGAAGAGCACGCTCGCCGCCGTGCTCTTCCGGTTCCGGGACCCGGACGGCGGCACCGTGCACCTGGACGGCGACGACGTCACGGCGCTGCCCGCCGACACCGTGCGCGCCCGGGTGACCGGCATGCCGCAGGACCCGCACCTGTTCGCCAGCACGGTGCGGGAGAACCTGCGCATGGCCCGGCCGGACGCGACCGACGCCGACCTGCGCGCCGTGCTCGCGCGGGTCGGGCTCGACCCCGATTCGCTGGACACCGAGGTGGGCACGCACGGGGCCCGGCTGTCCGGCGGGATGCGCAGGCGGCTCGCGCTCGCACGCGCCCTGCTCGTGCCCCCGGCCGGTGAGGCGGGACCGCTGCTCGTGCTGGACGAGCCGACCACCCACCTCGACCCCGACACCCGCACCGCCGTGCTCGATGACCTCCTCGCCGCGACAGCGGGCAGGTCGCTGCTCCTCATCACACACGACCTGGACGCGCTCGACCGGATGGACGAGGTGGTCGTGCTGGTCGACGGCCGCGTGCGGCAGCGTGGGACGCCGGCCGAACTGCGGGAGCGCCGCGGCTGGTTCCGCAACGGTCTCAGCGGCGCTTCAGGGCGACCTGCCACCGTCTGGCCTGTCAGCGCAGAGCGGTAG
- a CDS encoding SAM-dependent methyltransferase, with protein MTSGTAFDPPGFDSPGFDPDDPPMPPSRRIDASNPNIARVYDSFLAGKDNYAADRAVVHEIHAVAPELTRVVQEERAWLGRVTRFLVKSVRIEQILHVGAGMPTIENTHEAAQRFNSDTRVIYVADDPVVQAHGRAILEENDLTHLVEADFARPEEVLGHETVKKYLEPDEPVALIHSRTMHHVPGKQRPHEIVRRYLELLPSGSYLVLTHFCDPQDDGSGTQLARFVEGVFTRSGLGPLVFRPREEIEAFFDGLHVVEPGIGRLRDWWPDGPLLATASKEDEMFLGGVARKP; from the coding sequence GTGACGTCCGGCACCGCGTTCGATCCTCCGGGGTTCGATTCCCCGGGGTTCGATCCCGATGACCCCCCTATGCCGCCGTCCCGCAGGATCGACGCGTCCAACCCCAACATCGCGCGCGTCTACGACAGCTTCCTCGCAGGCAAGGACAACTACGCGGCCGACCGCGCCGTCGTCCACGAGATCCACGCGGTCGCACCGGAGCTCACCCGGGTCGTGCAGGAGGAGCGGGCCTGGCTGGGCCGGGTCACCCGCTTCCTGGTGAAGTCGGTGCGCATCGAGCAGATCCTGCACGTCGGCGCGGGCATGCCGACGATCGAGAACACGCACGAGGCCGCCCAGCGCTTCAACTCCGACACCCGCGTCATCTACGTGGCCGACGACCCCGTGGTGCAGGCGCACGGCCGGGCGATCCTCGAGGAGAACGACCTCACCCACCTGGTCGAGGCCGACTTCGCCCGGCCGGAGGAGGTGCTCGGCCACGAGACCGTCAAGAAGTACCTCGAACCGGACGAGCCGGTCGCGCTGATCCACAGCCGCACCATGCACCACGTGCCCGGCAAGCAGCGCCCGCACGAGATCGTGCGGCGCTACCTCGAGCTGCTCCCGTCCGGCTCCTACCTGGTGCTCACGCACTTCTGCGACCCGCAGGACGATGGCTCCGGCACCCAGCTCGCCCGCTTCGTCGAGGGCGTCTTCACCCGCAGCGGGCTTGGCCCGCTGGTCTTCCGTCCCCGCGAGGAGATCGAGGCGTTCTTCGACGGCCTCCATGTGGTGGAGCCGGGCATCGGCCGGCTACGGGACTGGTGGCCCGACGGCCCGTTGCTGGCCACGGCCAGCAAGGAGGACGAGATGTTCCTCGGCGGGGTTGCCCGCAAGCCGTAG
- a CDS encoding DUF4032 domain-containing protein, which translates to MRFIFRPPAEHAAGLLSLPWQEPLEEWDDEQLLEVAHRGISRHVVRFVEADGHVYALKEIDERLARREYRLLGSLEAMGMPAVSVLGVCVERPPAAGDDTPQDAILVTRFLDYSMSYRYVFSHGHAARPTDQLVDAMVELLVRLHLAGLFWGDCSLSNTLFRPDAGSIAAYLVDAETAELHPTLTTGQRSFDIDYAAERVGGELFDLQAGGLLPDDVDPVEIAAELPRRYHALWDELTREELLRPDEQRYRVAARVDRINELGFDVDEIELKTTENGVRLRVKTQVAETGRHRNKLYALTGLEVTENQARRLLNDLRSYRGYLEQKEGRSVPETVAGHRWRAEVYDKVMARIPESLSDRLEPAEIFHEVLEHRWFLSERAGKDVGTTAAAKSYIDAILPNTPSTLTLPGGDPIPRE; encoded by the coding sequence GTGCGCTTCATCTTCCGGCCCCCGGCCGAGCACGCGGCCGGGCTGCTGTCGCTGCCGTGGCAGGAGCCCCTCGAGGAGTGGGACGACGAGCAGCTCCTCGAGGTGGCCCACCGGGGCATCTCGCGCCACGTCGTGCGCTTCGTCGAGGCCGACGGTCACGTCTACGCGCTGAAGGAGATCGACGAGCGCCTCGCCCGGCGCGAGTACCGGCTGCTGGGCAGCCTCGAGGCGATGGGCATGCCCGCGGTGTCGGTGCTCGGCGTATGCGTCGAGCGCCCGCCCGCGGCGGGCGACGACACGCCGCAGGACGCCATCCTCGTCACGCGGTTCCTCGACTACTCGATGTCCTACCGCTACGTGTTCTCGCACGGTCACGCCGCGCGGCCCACTGACCAGCTGGTCGACGCCATGGTGGAGCTGCTGGTCCGGTTGCACCTCGCGGGCCTGTTCTGGGGTGACTGCTCGCTGTCGAACACGTTGTTCCGCCCGGACGCGGGAAGCATCGCCGCCTACCTCGTCGACGCCGAGACCGCGGAGCTGCACCCAACCCTCACGACGGGGCAGCGCAGCTTCGACATCGACTACGCCGCCGAGCGCGTCGGCGGCGAGCTGTTCGACCTGCAGGCCGGCGGTCTGCTGCCCGACGACGTCGACCCCGTCGAGATCGCGGCCGAGCTGCCGCGCCGCTACCACGCCCTGTGGGACGAGCTCACCCGCGAGGAGCTGCTGCGGCCCGACGAGCAGCGCTACCGGGTGGCCGCGCGGGTGGACCGGATCAACGAGCTGGGCTTCGACGTCGACGAGATCGAGCTCAAGACCACGGAGAACGGGGTCCGGCTGCGGGTCAAGACGCAGGTGGCCGAGACCGGCCGGCACCGAAACAAGCTCTACGCCCTCACCGGTCTCGAGGTCACCGAGAACCAGGCCCGCAGGTTGCTCAACGACCTGCGCAGCTACCGCGGGTACCTGGAGCAGAAGGAGGGCCGCTCGGTGCCCGAGACGGTGGCAGGGCACCGCTGGCGGGCCGAGGTCTACGACAAGGTGATGGCCCGCATCCCGGAGTCCCTTTCCGACCGGCTCGAACCCGCGGAGATCTTCCACGAGGTACTGGAGCACCGCTGGTTCCTCTCGGAACGGGCAGGCAAGGACGTCGGCACCACCGCGGCGGCGAAGTCCTACATCGACGCGATCCTGCCGAACACGCCGAGCACCCTGACACTGCCCGGTGGTGACCCGATCCCGCGCGAGTGA
- the fabG gene encoding 3-oxoacyl-ACP reductase FabG translates to MTETPQRVAIVTGGARGIGAATAQRLAADGLAVAVIDLEEAAAKGTVDAIEAAGGRALAVGADVSDSAQVEAAVERVAAELGPPVVLVNNAGVTRDNLLFKMSELDWDTVMGVHLRGSFLMARAVQKHMVEHRFGRIVNLSSTSALGNRGQANYSTAKAGLQGFTKTLAIELGKFGVTANCIAPGFIASDMTKATAERIGQDWDTYVAARAAEIPVARAGQPDDIANAVSFFVSESSGFVNGQVLYVAGGPKA, encoded by the coding sequence ATGACCGAGACCCCGCAGCGCGTGGCGATCGTGACCGGAGGGGCGCGCGGGATCGGCGCCGCCACCGCGCAGCGGCTGGCCGCCGACGGCCTCGCCGTGGCCGTGATCGACCTCGAGGAGGCTGCCGCGAAGGGCACGGTCGACGCGATCGAGGCCGCGGGCGGGCGGGCGCTGGCCGTCGGGGCGGACGTCTCCGACTCCGCGCAGGTGGAGGCCGCCGTCGAGCGGGTGGCCGCCGAGCTCGGCCCACCTGTGGTGCTGGTGAACAACGCGGGCGTCACCCGGGACAACCTGCTGTTCAAGATGTCCGAGCTGGACTGGGACACGGTGATGGGCGTGCACCTGCGTGGCTCGTTCCTGATGGCGCGGGCCGTGCAGAAGCACATGGTCGAGCACCGCTTCGGCCGCATCGTCAACCTGTCCAGCACCTCGGCGCTCGGCAACCGCGGGCAGGCCAACTACTCCACGGCCAAGGCCGGGCTGCAGGGCTTCACCAAGACCCTCGCGATCGAGCTCGGCAAGTTCGGCGTCACCGCCAACTGCATCGCGCCCGGGTTCATCGCGAGCGACATGACGAAGGCGACCGCGGAGCGGATCGGACAGGACTGGGACACCTACGTCGCGGCCAGGGCGGCGGAGATCCCGGTGGCCCGCGCCGGACAGCCCGATGACATCGCAAATGCCGTGTCGTTCTTCGTCAGCGAGAGCTCCGGGTTCGTCAATGGGCAGGTGCTCTACGTCGCTGGGGGCCCTAAGGCCTGA
- a CDS encoding BON domain-containing protein → MGGEARQQLCDEYLADAVREILAHDERVRGLEITAEVDGGVVHLRGRVDRQAQLDTVRRLVGRLAGVHAVWDRVRVAGRDPVVLDLGCGDQRQYPTNIGVDRRRTPSVAAVADVSRPLPFRDGSVDRVFAVHVLEHLIDFLPLVAECHRILRPGGVLHVLSPWWKHVNAVADPTHVRLLDTQTVKGICSGPDRPSWFPLHVGRDESTVFADLTPAPRDEGPDERHMARFFD, encoded by the coding sequence ATGGGTGGTGAGGCGAGGCAGCAGCTGTGTGACGAGTACCTGGCAGACGCCGTGCGGGAGATCCTCGCCCACGACGAGCGGGTGCGCGGGCTCGAGATCACCGCCGAGGTCGACGGCGGGGTCGTGCACCTGCGGGGGCGGGTGGACCGGCAGGCCCAGCTGGACACCGTCCGCAGGCTCGTGGGGCGGCTGGCCGGCGTGCACGCCGTGTGGGACCGGGTGCGGGTCGCGGGAAGGGACCCCGTCGTGCTCGACCTCGGCTGCGGCGACCAGCGCCAGTACCCGACCAACATCGGTGTGGACCGCAGACGCACGCCCTCGGTCGCCGCGGTGGCCGACGTGTCGCGCCCGCTCCCGTTCCGGGACGGCAGCGTCGACCGGGTCTTCGCGGTGCACGTGCTGGAGCACCTGATCGACTTCCTGCCCCTCGTGGCCGAGTGCCACCGCATCCTGCGCCCCGGCGGCGTGCTCCACGTGCTCTCCCCGTGGTGGAAGCACGTGAACGCGGTCGCCGACCCCACCCACGTCCGCCTGCTCGACACGCAGACGGTCAAGGGCATCTGCTCCGGCCCGGACCGCCCGTCCTGGTTCCCGCTGCACGTCGGCCGGGACGAGTCGACAGTGTTCGCCGACCTCACCCCGGCACCACGGGACGAAGGGCCCGACGAGCGGCACATGGCCCGCTTCTTCGACTGA
- a CDS encoding ATP-dependent Clp protease ATP-binding subunit has product MTGFLGPGEPGSFDEFLARFLGPGARGPARRIDLTRLMSAGARELVATAAQLAIDRGDPDLDAQHLLLASTRLDPTRLWLDRAGVDPDELARMLDERLHRSEPTGRAPALTPAAKRALLDGHQVSRSLGSTYIGPEHVLLAIAANEESAAGRLLAQASFSPGAPHRGAPRAGGPTGPSSTPTLDQFGQDLTTAAREGRLDPVVGRAHEIEQTIEVLSRRTKNNPVLIGEAGVGKTAIVEGIAQRIVDGDVPDTLAGRRVVELQLSGVVAGTRYRGDFEERLRTLIDEIRANGDQLIVFIDELHTMVGAGGGGGGEAGGAMDAGNMLKPALARGELHVIGATTLDEYRRHIESDAALARRFQPVMVSEPSCEDAIEILHGLRDRYEAHHQVRYTEDALRAAVELSDRYLTERFLPDKAIDLMDQAGARVRLRTRTPSTDRRGLEQRLEQLERDKDQAVTDEQYERASELRDEIADLRGRLRTSGPSDGGVPEVGVADIAEVVSRSTGIPVAQLTEAERDRLLRLEEELHARVVGQDEAVSAVAEAIRRSRAGLGDENRPVGSFLFLGPTGVGKTELARALAAALFGEEERMVRLDMSEYGERHTVSRMVGAPPGYVGYGEAGQLTEAVRRRPYSVLLLDEIEKAHPDVFNALLQVLDDGRLTDGQGRTVDFRNTVVIMTSNVGSELITNQGATLGFGSSRDIGADADSAALRDKIMPRLREVFRPEFLNRIDEIIVFRRLDPEQLATITDLLLGDTRRRLAAQDVTVEFTTAAIRRIAELGYQPEFGARPLRRTIQREIDNRLSTLMLAGELPAGTHVKVDSHDGELELLPAA; this is encoded by the coding sequence ATGACCGGCTTCCTCGGGCCAGGCGAACCCGGCTCGTTCGACGAGTTCCTCGCCCGCTTCCTCGGGCCGGGCGCCCGCGGACCGGCGCGGCGGATCGACCTGACGCGGTTGATGAGCGCAGGCGCGCGTGAGCTCGTCGCGACGGCCGCGCAGCTCGCGATCGACCGCGGCGACCCCGACCTCGACGCCCAGCACCTGCTGCTCGCGTCCACCCGGCTCGACCCGACCCGCCTGTGGCTCGACCGCGCGGGTGTCGACCCGGACGAGCTGGCCCGGATGCTCGACGAGCGCCTGCACCGGTCCGAGCCGACCGGGCGGGCCCCAGCGCTCACGCCGGCCGCCAAGCGGGCGCTGCTGGACGGGCACCAGGTGTCACGCTCCCTCGGATCCACCTACATCGGGCCTGAGCACGTGCTGCTCGCCATCGCCGCCAACGAGGAGTCGGCGGCCGGCAGGCTGCTGGCCCAGGCCAGCTTCTCCCCCGGCGCGCCCCACCGCGGCGCGCCCCGCGCGGGCGGTCCCACCGGACCGTCCTCGACCCCCACCCTCGACCAGTTCGGGCAGGACCTCACCACCGCCGCCCGCGAGGGCAGGCTCGACCCGGTCGTCGGGCGCGCCCACGAGATCGAGCAGACGATCGAGGTGCTGTCGCGGCGCACCAAGAACAACCCGGTGCTGATCGGCGAGGCCGGGGTCGGCAAGACCGCGATCGTCGAGGGCATCGCGCAGCGGATCGTCGACGGCGACGTGCCCGACACCCTCGCCGGGCGCCGGGTCGTGGAGCTGCAGCTGTCCGGCGTCGTGGCGGGCACCCGATACCGCGGCGACTTCGAGGAGCGGCTGCGCACCCTCATCGACGAGATCCGCGCGAACGGCGACCAGCTCATCGTCTTCATCGACGAGCTGCACACGATGGTCGGCGCGGGCGGTGGCGGTGGCGGCGAGGCGGGCGGTGCCATGGACGCGGGCAACATGCTCAAGCCCGCCCTCGCGCGCGGCGAGCTGCACGTCATCGGCGCGACGACGCTCGACGAGTACCGCAGGCACATCGAGTCCGACGCCGCGCTCGCCCGCCGCTTCCAACCCGTGATGGTGTCCGAGCCCAGCTGCGAGGACGCGATCGAGATCCTGCACGGTCTGCGCGACCGTTACGAGGCCCACCACCAGGTGCGCTACACGGAGGACGCGCTGCGGGCCGCGGTGGAGCTCTCCGACCGCTACCTCACCGAGCGCTTCCTGCCCGACAAGGCGATCGACCTGATGGACCAGGCGGGCGCCCGGGTCCGGCTGCGCACGCGCACTCCCTCGACCGACCGCCGCGGGCTGGAGCAGCGCCTCGAGCAGCTCGAGCGGGACAAGGACCAGGCCGTCACCGACGAGCAGTACGAGCGGGCGTCGGAGCTGCGCGACGAGATCGCCGACCTGCGCGGCAGGCTCCGCACGAGCGGTCCGTCCGACGGCGGCGTGCCCGAGGTCGGGGTCGCCGACATCGCCGAGGTGGTCTCGCGCTCGACCGGGATCCCCGTCGCCCAGCTCACCGAGGCCGAGCGCGACCGCCTGCTGCGCCTCGAGGAGGAGCTGCACGCGCGGGTTGTCGGGCAGGACGAGGCCGTCTCCGCCGTGGCCGAGGCGATCCGCCGCTCCCGCGCAGGCCTCGGCGACGAGAACCGCCCCGTCGGCAGCTTCCTGTTCCTCGGCCCCACCGGCGTCGGCAAGACCGAGCTGGCCCGCGCGCTCGCCGCCGCGCTCTTCGGCGAAGAGGAACGGATGGTGCGGCTGGACATGAGCGAGTACGGCGAGCGGCACACCGTCTCCCGGATGGTCGGCGCGCCACCCGGCTACGTCGGCTACGGCGAGGCAGGCCAGCTCACCGAGGCCGTGCGCCGCCGCCCGTACTCGGTGCTGCTCCTCGACGAGATCGAGAAGGCCCACCCCGATGTGTTCAACGCGCTGCTGCAGGTGCTCGACGACGGCCGGCTCACCGACGGGCAGGGCCGCACGGTCGACTTCCGCAACACCGTGGTCATCATGACCAGCAACGTCGGATCCGAGCTGATCACCAACCAGGGCGCGACGCTCGGTTTCGGCAGCAGCCGCGACATCGGGGCCGACGCCGACTCGGCCGCCCTTCGCGACAAGATCATGCCGAGGCTGCGCGAGGTGTTCCGCCCCGAGTTCCTCAACCGCATCGACGAGATCATCGTCTTCCGCAGGCTCGACCCCGAGCAGCTGGCGACGATCACCGACCTGCTGCTGGGCGACACCCGCAGGCGGCTCGCCGCGCAGGACGTCACCGTCGAGTTCACGACCGCGGCCATCCGCCGGATCGCCGAGCTCGGCTACCAGCCCGAGTTCGGCGCACGTCCCCTGCGGCGCACGATCCAGCGGGAGATCGACAACCGGCTCTCCACCCTGATGCTCGCCGGGGAGCTCCCCGCCGGGACGCACGTCAAGGTGGACTCGCACGACGGCGAGCTGGAGCTCCTGCCGGCGGCGTAA
- a CDS encoding UdgX family uracil-DNA binding protein (This protein belongs to the uracil DNA glycosylase superfamily, members of which act in excision repair of DNA. However, it belongs more specifically to UdgX branch, whose founding member was found to bind uracil in DNA (where it does not belong), without cleaving it, appears to promote DNA repair by a pathway involving RecA, rather than base excision.) has protein sequence MTTVSDRPDLADLRREAAACTRCELYAPATQTVFGEGPASAWLVLVGEQPGDREDVEGAPFVGPAGRVLDTALRRAGIDRDEVYVTNAVKHFRFEREGKRRIHKTPGVTHIRACRHWLDGELAAVRPSALATLGAVAAKALLGSGFKITKERGHVVDWEGHQLVPTVHPSSILRGPPESREEALSALVADLEVAARLRP, from the coding sequence GTGACCACCGTCTCCGATCGTCCCGATCTGGCGGACCTGCGCCGCGAGGCGGCCGCCTGCACCCGCTGCGAGCTGTACGCGCCCGCCACGCAGACCGTGTTCGGGGAGGGACCTGCCTCGGCGTGGCTGGTGCTGGTGGGGGAGCAGCCCGGCGACCGGGAGGACGTGGAGGGTGCTCCGTTCGTCGGCCCGGCCGGGCGGGTGCTCGACACGGCGCTGCGCCGGGCGGGCATCGACCGCGACGAGGTCTACGTGACGAATGCCGTGAAGCACTTCCGGTTCGAGCGCGAGGGCAAGCGGCGCATCCACAAGACGCCGGGCGTCACGCACATCCGCGCCTGCCGCCACTGGCTGGACGGCGAGCTCGCCGCCGTCCGGCCCAGCGCGCTGGCCACACTGGGCGCGGTCGCCGCCAAGGCCCTGCTCGGCTCCGGCTTCAAGATCACGAAGGAGCGCGGCCACGTGGTGGACTGGGAGGGCCACCAGCTCGTGCCGACCGTGCACCCCAGCTCGATCCTGCGCGGCCCGCCGGAGTCCCGCGAGGAGGCGCTGTCCGCACTGGTGGCCGACCTCGAGGTGGCTGCACGCCTGCGCCCCTGA
- a CDS encoding glycosyltransferase family 9 protein — protein sequence MEGIPVRRVAVLRCNALGDYLMTTPALAALRARFPDAEVTLLGARWHERFLTGRPGPVDRVRVLPRVDGLAGQPPDAPDARTLPGFLRAERYDLAVQLHGGGRASNPLVAALGARRTIGLRAADAPPLDAVVPYRYYQPEVERYLEVARLAGADGPADYPPLAVSRGERAAAAGLLPGDGPWVALHAGATDPRRRWPAERFAALAGMLAAAGVRPVLVGGPADAAVSAAVAEVAARPITDLTGRTGLGTLAGVLERCAVAVANDSGPLHLARAVGTATVGLYWCGNAINAAPATRTLHRPLLSWTVHCPECGADCSTAGHPHRRGDGCTHRPSFLGQIPVAEVHEEVMDLLSRT from the coding sequence ATGGAGGGGATCCCGGTCCGGCGCGTGGCCGTGCTGCGCTGCAACGCGCTCGGCGACTACCTGATGACGACTCCGGCGCTCGCCGCGCTGCGCGCGCGGTTCCCCGATGCGGAGGTGACGTTGCTCGGCGCGCGCTGGCACGAGCGGTTCCTCACCGGCCGGCCAGGGCCGGTGGACCGCGTGCGGGTGCTCCCGCGCGTCGACGGCCTGGCCGGGCAGCCCCCGGACGCACCCGACGCACGCACCCTGCCCGGCTTCCTGAGGGCGGAACGCTACGACCTCGCCGTGCAGCTGCACGGCGGAGGCCGCGCTTCGAACCCGTTGGTGGCGGCGCTGGGCGCCCGCCGGACGATCGGGCTGCGCGCGGCCGACGCGCCGCCACTGGACGCGGTGGTGCCCTACCGCTACTACCAGCCCGAGGTCGAGCGGTACCTCGAGGTCGCCCGGCTCGCCGGGGCCGACGGGCCTGCCGACTACCCGCCGCTCGCCGTGTCGCGCGGCGAGCGGGCGGCTGCCGCCGGGCTGCTGCCCGGCGACGGGCCGTGGGTGGCGCTGCACGCCGGCGCCACCGACCCGCGCAGGCGCTGGCCCGCCGAGAGGTTCGCCGCGCTCGCCGGCATGCTCGCCGCGGCCGGCGTGCGTCCCGTGCTCGTGGGCGGGCCTGCGGACGCCGCGGTGAGTGCCGCGGTCGCGGAGGTCGCGGCCCGCCCGATCACCGACCTGACCGGCCGCACCGGCCTCGGCACGCTCGCCGGCGTGCTGGAGCGGTGCGCGGTGGCCGTCGCGAACGACTCCGGCCCGCTGCACCTCGCCAGGGCAGTGGGGACCGCCACCGTCGGCCTGTACTGGTGCGGCAACGCGATCAACGCGGCGCCCGCCACCCGCACCCTGCACCGCCCACTGCTGAGCTGGACCGTGCACTGCCCGGAGTGCGGTGCCGACTGCAGCACCGCCGGCCACCCGCATCGCCGAGGAGACGGATGCACCCATCGCCCGTCGTTCCTGGGGCAGATACCGGTCGCCGAGGTGCACGAGGAGGTCATGGACCTGCTCTCGCGCACGTGA
- a CDS encoding glycosyltransferase family 9 protein codes for MERSREPTALVLRALHVGDLLVAVPALRALRRAFPGHRMVLAAPGSLAPLVPLTGAVDQLLPTSDPDALAWTGPPPDVAVNLHGKGPQSHRALDATAPGRRIGFRAPGWPGPRFEEIALRHPHERERWCAMLAAHGIPADPADLRLPPPQETPRCGSHAPVLVHPGARYGSKRWPVRRFAEVAAVLHCALSPVLITGTADERELALAVARAAGLAESRVLAGRTDLAELCALVAGAALVVSGDTGVAHLAAAFATPSVTLYGPVGPQQWGPPADGPHAVLDEPGARRGDPFADDPDPALLEIGVGDVLRAAAALRGTRARALR; via the coding sequence GTGGAGCGCTCGCGGGAACCGACGGCACTCGTGCTCCGCGCGCTGCACGTCGGCGACCTGCTCGTCGCGGTGCCGGCGCTGCGGGCCCTGCGCAGGGCGTTTCCCGGGCACCGGATGGTGCTGGCCGCTCCCGGCTCGCTCGCGCCGCTCGTCCCGCTCACCGGTGCAGTCGACCAGCTGCTGCCGACGTCCGACCCCGATGCGCTCGCCTGGACCGGTCCGCCGCCGGACGTCGCGGTCAACCTGCACGGCAAGGGGCCGCAGAGCCACCGCGCCCTCGACGCGACGGCACCGGGACGGCGTATCGGGTTCCGGGCTCCCGGCTGGCCCGGCCCGCGGTTCGAGGAGATCGCGCTGCGCCACCCCCACGAGCGCGAGCGCTGGTGCGCCATGCTCGCGGCCCACGGCATCCCCGCGGACCCTGCCGACCTCCGGCTGCCCCCACCGCAGGAGACACCCCGGTGCGGCAGCCATGCCCCGGTGCTCGTGCACCCCGGCGCCCGCTACGGCTCCAAGCGCTGGCCGGTCCGCCGCTTCGCCGAGGTCGCCGCCGTCCTGCACTGCGCCCTCAGCCCGGTGCTGATCACCGGTACCGCCGACGAGCGGGAGCTCGCGCTCGCGGTGGCCCGGGCGGCGGGGCTGGCCGAGTCCCGCGTGCTCGCCGGGCGCACCGACCTCGCCGAGCTGTGCGCGCTCGTGGCGGGCGCCGCGCTCGTGGTCAGCGGCGACACCGGCGTCGCCCACCTCGCCGCCGCGTTCGCCACCCCGTCCGTGACCCTCTACGGACCGGTCGGCCCGCAGCAGTGGGGCCCGCCCGCCGACGGCCCGCACGCCGTGCTGGACGAGCCCGGCGCGCGCCGCGGCGACCCGTTCGCCGACGACCCCGACCCCGCCCTACTGGAGATCGGCGTGGGAGACGTCCTGCGCGCCGCGGCCGCCCTGCGCGGCACCCGCGCGCGGGCCTTGCGGTGA